One region of Lebetimonas natsushimae genomic DNA includes:
- the secF gene encoding protein translocase subunit SecF, which yields MELFKSEKIYDFMSKRNIFISISLILIALSLFSIFTKGFNWGIDFKGGIEIQVKFDKQIDLGEIRKIVSKKFSSPNVTTFGNNNEILIRLNVNAVSNDVQKSLENEIKNLLKPLGNAEIRRVDIVGAKVGNELKEKGLNAFIFSIIGILIYVAFRFEWRFALASVLALFHDTIISLGAVSFFGIETNLDVLAAILTLMGYSLNDTIVVFDRIREQVRDSKVNDLATLINEAISKTLSRTVLTSLTTFFVVLTLFLFGGEIIRPFSFTLLVGIIVGTYSSIFIASPLLIWLGFKIDDYRKRLAEIEKRKREKEKLREMYQGGVV from the coding sequence ATGGAACTTTTTAAAAGTGAAAAAATATATGATTTTATGAGTAAAAGAAACATATTTATTTCTATATCATTAATTTTAATAGCCTTAAGTCTTTTTTCAATTTTTACAAAAGGGTTTAATTGGGGTATCGACTTTAAAGGCGGAATTGAAATTCAGGTAAAATTTGATAAACAGATAGATTTGGGAGAAATTAGAAAAATAGTTTCTAAAAAATTCTCAAGTCCAAATGTGACGACTTTTGGAAACAATAATGAAATATTAATAAGACTTAACGTAAATGCGGTATCAAACGACGTGCAAAAATCACTTGAAAATGAAATAAAAAATTTACTTAAACCTCTCGGAAATGCAGAAATAAGAAGGGTAGACATTGTAGGGGCAAAAGTTGGAAACGAATTAAAAGAAAAAGGATTAAACGCCTTTATTTTCTCAATTATAGGTATTTTAATTTATGTTGCATTTAGATTCGAATGGCGTTTTGCCTTAGCCAGTGTTTTAGCTCTTTTTCACGATACAATTATTTCACTTGGAGCTGTAAGTTTTTTTGGGATTGAAACAAATTTAGACGTTTTAGCTGCTATTTTAACCCTTATGGGATATTCTTTAAATGATACAATAGTTGTATTTGACAGAATCAGGGAACAGGTAAGAGATTCAAAAGTAAATGACTTGGCAACCCTTATTAATGAGGCTATTTCAAAAACACTCAGCAGAACCGTTTTAACTTCACTTACAACATTTTTTGTTGTACTGACACTTTTTTTATTCGGGGGAGAAATAATAAGACCTTTTAGTTTTACCTTGCTTGTTGGAATTATTGTCGGTACATATAGTTCTATTTTTATAGCCTCACCTCTGCTCATCTGGCTAGGATTTAAAATTGATGATTATAGAAAAAGACTGGCAGAAATTGAAAAAAGAAAAAGAGAAAAAGAAAAATTGCGCGAAATGTATCAGGGCGGAGTGGTATAA
- a CDS encoding GGDEF domain-containing protein has protein sequence MNLNKIAKEALIKFKNKGYVFTPKEYEEEFCKTAKKYNVIIDDCNKVSKYIAKLDKKYQAIAKNYNIQNLDELVLFLINYLNRVNPDKQKENLEELFLYTKRALDVIAILPILKSKQMALKHLDFIKPNLTNEEFSKLRSEWIDFIDNFDDTIIKKAKKISGAEYEDAIEIINKLLEKLEENPKYDFLVDSIIYTLTPSYAPFMNDEVAMLKKQLKEDSSFIFTKAFAEDLKILTDKRIKLDKEELKRKIRDLDKIAERLSIKILKILQKTDDSSNEIKNITIEIQNWRHDEENFETIKEKLLNIAKSIDGELNHFSCEIKKEDEEIKKLKEKIKYLEGKVKKLSNEVKTDYLTEIANKKAIEDELKKQESAYKRYKTNYSVVFFDIDHFKNVNDTYGHDAGDVILKSLGLLFKRYARDIDMIGRFGGEEFVAILPNTDKNGAYKFAEKIRSIVEKTKFMYKNTRIPITISGGVAERGEVSSKEELLKKADERLYLAKKNGRNKVCAEDKCN, from the coding sequence ATGAATCTAAATAAAATAGCTAAAGAGGCTCTTATTAAATTTAAAAACAAAGGTTATGTTTTTACTCCAAAAGAATATGAAGAAGAATTTTGTAAAACTGCAAAAAAATATAACGTCATTATAGATGATTGTAATAAAGTTTCAAAATATATTGCTAAACTTGATAAAAAATATCAAGCAATTGCCAAAAATTATAATATACAAAATTTAGATGAACTTGTTTTATTTTTAATAAATTATTTAAACAGGGTCAATCCGGATAAACAAAAAGAAAACTTAGAAGAATTATTCTTATACACTAAAAGAGCCCTTGATGTTATAGCAATTTTACCTATTTTAAAAAGTAAACAAATGGCATTAAAACATCTTGATTTCATAAAACCGAATTTGACAAATGAAGAATTCTCCAAACTTAGAAGCGAATGGATTGATTTTATAGATAATTTTGACGACACTATAATTAAAAAAGCAAAAAAAATATCGGGTGCAGAATATGAAGATGCAATTGAAATAATAAATAAACTGCTTGAAAAACTTGAAGAAAACCCTAAATATGATTTTTTAGTCGATTCAATCATCTATACCCTAACCCCAAGTTATGCACCATTTATGAATGATGAAGTGGCAATGCTCAAAAAACAGTTAAAAGAAGATTCTTCATTTATTTTCACAAAAGCATTTGCCGAGGATCTTAAAATATTGACTGATAAAAGAATAAAACTTGATAAAGAAGAGTTAAAAAGAAAAATAAGGGATTTGGACAAAATTGCTGAGAGACTTTCTATTAAAATATTAAAAATCCTTCAAAAAACAGATGATTCATCTAATGAAATAAAAAATATTACCATTGAAATTCAAAACTGGAGACATGATGAAGAAAATTTTGAAACCATTAAAGAAAAACTTTTAAACATTGCAAAATCAATTGACGGAGAACTTAATCATTTCAGCTGTGAAATTAAAAAAGAGGATGAAGAAATCAAAAAACTCAAAGAAAAAATAAAATATCTTGAAGGAAAAGTAAAAAAATTATCAAATGAAGTTAAAACAGATTATTTAACTGAAATCGCAAATAAAAAAGCAATTGAAGATGAATTAAAAAAACAGGAATCTGCCTATAAAAGATATAAAACAAATTATTCTGTAGTGTTTTTTGATATAGACCATTTCAAAAATGTAAATGATACATACGGACATGATGCGGGAGATGTAATTTTAAAATCACTCGGACTTCTATTTAAAAGATATGCAAGAGATATTGACATGATAGGAAGATTCGGAGGTGAAGAATTTGTAGCAATTTTACCAAATACCGATAAAAATGGGGCTTATAAATTTGCTGAAAAAATAAGAAGTATTGTAGAAAAAACAAAATTTATGTATAAAAACACTAGAATTCCTATAACAATTTCTGGAGGGGTAGCGGAAAGGGGTGAAGTTTCTTCAAAAGAAGAACTACTTAAAAAAGCAGATGAAAGATTATATTTAGCCAAAAAAAATGGAAGAAACAAAGTTTGTGCAGAAGACAAATGCAATTAA
- the leuS gene encoding leucine--tRNA ligase yields the protein MQYNPNEIEKKWQAKWDAEKAFEPKEDKTLPKKYILSMFPYPSGRIHMGHVRNYTIGDALARYYRKTGYNVLHPIGWDSFGMPAENAAIKHGIHPKKWTYENIDYMRKELASLGLSFSKTREFATSDPDYTRWEQEFIIKFYENGLLERRTQKVNWCETCHTVLANEQVIDGCCWRCDNPIEIKELPGWYIKITKYAEELLNDMEKIKDGWPERVLTMQKNWIGKSTGLQFKFNLTDESKNKLNNKFDGYEVFTTRPDTIYGVTYSALAPEHPIIDYMLENKLFDEETEKKVRHIRSILPKDRQAMEKDGCYLGIDVIHPLTGEKVPVWMANFVLVEYGSGAVMAVPAHDERDFEFAIKFNLPIKWVIKPEKGELDKTKAYTGEGILINSGEFSGMKNTEAKEAIIKKFEELGLGKKVTNYRLRDWGISRQRYWGAPLPFVKCPKCGIVPEKIENLPITLPEDVEITGSGNPLETHPTWKYTKCPKCGGDAIRETDTMDTFVESSWYQFRYVSDFHKYKDVPFRKEDEKYWMPVDQYIGGIEHAILHLLYARFFTKALRDLGYVSVDEPFARLLTQGMVLKDGAKMSKSKGNVVDPDDIIKKYGADTARLFILFAAPPEQELEWSDSGVEGAYRFLNRLYINSEKCYNTNTIPQIDTSKLTKEEKEARRKVYETLKRAKETYEKTFAFNTLIASAMESLNALNKIDNKDVYTEGYWILMNVLEPIIPHITSEISEKLFNRNNFKEIKIDESALVKDEINYPVSVNGKKRAEISVSTSASKEEIIEKAKEAVKKYLDGKEIVKEIFVPKRMINFVVKG from the coding sequence ATGCAATATAATCCAAATGAAATAGAAAAAAAATGGCAAGCAAAATGGGACGCTGAAAAAGCATTTGAGCCAAAAGAAGATAAAACTTTACCTAAAAAATATATTTTAAGTATGTTCCCATACCCAAGCGGCAGAATTCACATGGGACATGTCAGAAACTATACAATAGGTGATGCACTTGCAAGATATTATAGAAAAACAGGATATAACGTTCTTCACCCAATCGGATGGGACAGTTTTGGTATGCCGGCTGAAAATGCGGCAATTAAACATGGGATTCATCCTAAAAAATGGACTTATGAAAATATTGATTATATGAGAAAAGAACTTGCTTCTCTTGGGCTTTCTTTTTCAAAAACAAGGGAATTTGCAACAAGTGACCCTGATTATACAAGGTGGGAGCAGGAATTTATTATTAAATTTTATGAAAATGGGCTTCTTGAGAGACGCACTCAAAAAGTAAACTGGTGTGAAACTTGTCATACAGTTTTGGCAAACGAACAGGTAATTGACGGCTGCTGCTGGAGATGTGACAATCCGATTGAAATCAAAGAACTTCCGGGCTGGTATATTAAAATTACAAAATATGCAGAAGAACTTTTAAATGATATGGAAAAAATAAAAGACGGATGGCCTGAGAGAGTTCTTACAATGCAGAAAAACTGGATTGGAAAATCCACAGGTCTTCAGTTTAAATTCAATCTAACAGATGAAAGTAAAAATAAACTTAATAATAAATTTGACGGATATGAAGTATTTACAACAAGACCAGACACTATCTATGGAGTAACTTACTCAGCACTTGCACCAGAACATCCGATAATTGACTATATGCTTGAAAATAAACTTTTTGACGAAGAGACAGAAAAAAAAGTAAGACATATTAGAAGCATACTGCCAAAAGATAGACAGGCAATGGAAAAAGACGGATGTTATCTTGGAATTGATGTAATTCATCCTCTAACCGGCGAAAAAGTACCGGTATGGATGGCGAATTTTGTTCTTGTAGAATACGGAAGCGGAGCTGTAATGGCGGTTCCTGCCCACGATGAAAGGGATTTTGAATTTGCAATTAAATTTAACCTTCCAATCAAATGGGTTATAAAACCTGAAAAAGGAGAACTTGATAAAACTAAAGCCTATACAGGAGAGGGGATTTTAATAAACAGCGGTGAATTTAGCGGTATGAAAAACACTGAAGCAAAAGAAGCTATTATTAAAAAATTTGAAGAATTAGGACTTGGCAAAAAAGTTACAAATTATAGACTAAGAGACTGGGGGATAAGCCGTCAGAGATACTGGGGAGCACCGCTTCCTTTTGTAAAATGTCCAAAATGCGGTATTGTTCCTGAAAAAATTGAAAATCTGCCAATTACCTTGCCGGAAGATGTGGAAATTACAGGAAGCGGAAATCCGCTTGAAACACACCCGACCTGGAAATATACAAAATGTCCAAAATGCGGGGGAGATGCAATTAGAGAAACTGATACAATGGATACTTTTGTGGAAAGCAGCTGGTATCAGTTTAGATATGTAAGCGATTTTCATAAATACAAAGATGTGCCATTTAGAAAAGAGGACGAAAAATATTGGATGCCGGTTGACCAGTATATCGGCGGAATAGAACATGCCATTTTACACTTGCTTTATGCTAGATTTTTCACAAAAGCCCTAAGAGACCTTGGATATGTAAGTGTGGATGAACCTTTTGCAAGATTACTAACTCAAGGAATGGTACTTAAAGACGGCGCTAAAATGAGTAAATCTAAAGGAAACGTGGTCGATCCAGACGATATCATCAAAAAATACGGAGCCGATACAGCAAGACTGTTTATTCTTTTTGCAGCACCGCCTGAGCAAGAACTTGAATGGAGCGACAGCGGGGTTGAGGGAGCATACAGATTTTTAAATAGACTTTATATAAACTCTGAGAAATGCTATAACACCAACACAATCCCTCAGATTGACACAAGCAAACTGACCAAAGAGGAAAAAGAAGCCAGAAGAAAAGTTTATGAAACATTAAAAAGGGCAAAAGAGACTTATGAAAAAACTTTTGCATTCAATACATTAATCGCAAGTGCAATGGAATCTTTAAATGCATTAAATAAAATTGACAACAAAGATGTTTATACCGAAGGTTACTGGATTTTAATGAATGTATTAGAGCCTATAATCCCTCATATTACAAGTGAAATCAGTGAAAAACTCTTTAACAGAAACAACTTCAAAGAAATAAAAATAGATGAAAGCGCACTAGTTAAAGATGAAATTAATTATCCTGTAAGTGTAAACGGTAAAAAAAGAGCGGAAATCAGTGTAAGTACATCAGCTTCAAAAGAAGAAATTATAGAAAAAGCAAAAGAAGCAGTTAAAAAATATCTTGATGGAAAAGAGATAGTAAAAGAAATATTTGTTCCAAAAAGAATGATCAATTTTGTTGTAAAAGGATAA
- a CDS encoding bifunctional folylpolyglutamate synthase/dihydrofolate synthase, whose translation MENVKEFLEKKPLFYKEIDITRMPKAYNLIKDKINLKPLIHIIGTNGKGSTGRFLAHTLLKRDYSVGHYTSPHILKFNERIWINGKNISDEALEEAHSHLQKLLPKKISEALSYFEYTTLLAAIAFENLDFVILEAGLGGEFDATNVFDKKITLITPIDFDHQNFLGNSIKEIATTKLHAIDKEAIIGKQVNKLKMKNKEWTILEYAKKLKPNAKIYDYLDFFEKNEINELKKEFKFADFLFDNYLLAMSFLKKEKIPFSIKDIEDLILPGRMQEIEKDLFIDVGHNPLAANAIVKTLNKKVNLVYNTYKDKNYTEILKILKPKIKKLYLINVKNERIEDKEKIKEVAKNLGIEVEDYKGIEKPMLVFGSFSVVEEFLRREFAGKSL comes from the coding sequence ATGGAAAATGTTAAAGAGTTTTTAGAAAAAAAACCTCTCTTTTATAAAGAAATAGATATAACAAGAATGCCAAAAGCATATAATTTGATAAAGGATAAAATTAACCTAAAACCGTTAATACATATTATAGGCACAAACGGGAAAGGCTCAACCGGACGCTTTTTAGCTCATACACTTTTAAAAAGAGACTACAGCGTAGGGCATTATACATCCCCTCATATACTCAAATTTAACGAAAGAATATGGATAAATGGTAAGAATATAAGTGATGAAGCGCTTGAAGAAGCACACTCACACCTTCAAAAACTTTTGCCCAAAAAAATAAGCGAGGCTTTGAGTTATTTTGAATATACCACCCTGCTTGCGGCCATTGCATTTGAAAATTTGGATTTTGTAATCTTGGAAGCTGGTCTTGGAGGGGAGTTTGATGCTACAAATGTTTTTGATAAAAAGATAACCCTAATTACCCCAATTGATTTTGATCACCAAAATTTTTTGGGAAATTCAATAAAAGAAATAGCCACTACAAAACTACATGCAATTGATAAAGAAGCGATTATTGGAAAACAAGTAAATAAATTGAAAATGAAAAATAAAGAATGGACAATTTTAGAATACGCTAAAAAATTAAAACCAAATGCAAAGATTTATGATTATCTGGATTTTTTTGAAAAGAATGAAATAAATGAGCTTAAAAAAGAATTTAAATTTGCAGATTTTCTTTTTGACAATTATCTTTTAGCAATGAGCTTTTTGAAAAAAGAAAAAATTCCTTTTAGCATAAAAGATATAGAGGATTTAATACTTCCAGGCAGAATGCAGGAGATTGAAAAAGATTTATTTATTGATGTGGGCCACAATCCGCTTGCTGCAAATGCAATTGTAAAAACACTCAATAAAAAAGTAAATTTAGTTTATAACACATATAAAGACAAAAATTACACAGAAATTTTAAAAATTTTAAAACCAAAAATAAAAAAACTATACTTAATTAATGTAAAAAACGAAAGAATTGAAGATAAAGAAAAAATAAAAGAAGTTGCTAAAAATCTTGGAATTGAAGTTGAAGATTATAAAGGTATAGAAAAGCCAATGCTTGTATTTGGAAGTTTTTCGGTTGTGGAAGAGTTTTTAAGGAGAGAATTTGCAGGCAAAAGTTTATGA
- a CDS encoding DUF6394 family protein has protein sequence MDWGKVIYVFFQLMSLTSVAGFLYDHNKVALFIALSLNLISTILKIGVKNIVAAELFAASLVADLHLIPAFIYLEIKNDLEAAYAMAIGALIANIVTIILSFIEIAKTKNIDWD, from the coding sequence ATGGACTGGGGAAAAGTGATATATGTATTTTTTCAATTAATGAGTTTAACAAGCGTGGCTGGTTTTTTATATGACCATAATAAAGTGGCCCTTTTTATTGCATTAAGTTTGAATCTTATTTCAACAATTTTAAAAATTGGTGTAAAAAATATAGTTGCTGCTGAGCTTTTTGCAGCAAGTCTGGTGGCTGATTTACATTTAATCCCGGCTTTTATTTATCTTGAAATTAAAAACGATTTAGAAGCAGCCTATGCAATGGCAATAGGTGCACTTATTGCAAATATAGTAACAATTATTTTAAGCTTTATTGAAATTGCAAAAACAAAAAATATTGATTGGGACTAA
- the yajC gene encoding preprotein translocase subunit YajC: MNFLYAAAPAAGQPSLIASLLPLIILFAIFYLLVILPQQRQAKKHKEMVENLKKGDKIITTGGIIAEVVKNEPDFIKAKIADNVEVKIDKAAVARKFEEEK, from the coding sequence ATGAATTTTTTATACGCAGCAGCACCGGCGGCAGGTCAACCGAGTTTGATAGCATCATTATTACCTCTTATTATTTTATTTGCAATCTTTTATCTGCTTGTAATTTTACCACAACAAAGACAGGCAAAAAAACATAAAGAAATGGTGGAAAATTTGAAAAAAGGCGATAAAATCATAACAACAGGCGGAATTATTGCAGAAGTTGTAAAAAACGAACCTGATTTTATTAAAGCAAAAATCGCAGATAACGTAGAAGTAAAAATTGATAAAGCAGCAGTGGCAAGAAAATTTGAAGAAGAAAAATGA
- the secD gene encoding protein translocase subunit SecD, whose amino-acid sequence MKKLNYRLVIFIFAALFGIAFTIPSFIGKEPKVNLGLDLQGGIYLVLGVKGDEAVKSKIKTFASTIKYITNKKEIFIDNLKVNNKTLSFELIDKDDAPKMDEILKKLKGTQVIKKHTKEGILYIVKLTPKEIEKTREDALNQAIQTIRSRLDAFGLAEPSVTKQGKDKIVVELPGIKTQKEKNSIKKLISTSAHLELYAVDDEHKAVTPKDAAKYGDILLPSKDNPNRKYLLKTPPVLDGSMITDATVGFTQKTNQPAIFFTLNSQGAAIFGDFTGKNVGKRLAIVVDNKVYSAPVIQERIGGGSGQITVGSPEEAHVLAIALRSGSLPAPVILLEQRSVGASLGADSIKKSLIALISGFVIVVIFMAWYYNLAGIIADIALIVNLFLIIAIMALFGATLTLPGMAGIVLTVGMAVDANVIINERIRELIREGKNIKTAIEGGYKNAMSAIVDANITTLIAAIALFAYGTGTIKGFAITMAIGILASMLTAILGTHGIWEYLLAGGKKITPKHFGMKA is encoded by the coding sequence ATGAAAAAACTAAACTATAGATTAGTTATTTTTATTTTTGCAGCCCTTTTTGGAATAGCTTTCACTATTCCATCTTTTATCGGAAAAGAACCCAAAGTAAATCTTGGTCTTGATTTGCAGGGCGGAATATATCTGGTTTTAGGTGTAAAAGGGGATGAAGCTGTCAAAAGCAAAATTAAAACTTTTGCATCTACAATTAAATATATAACTAATAAAAAAGAGATATTTATAGACAACTTAAAAGTAAATAACAAAACTTTGAGTTTTGAACTCATTGATAAAGATGATGCACCCAAAATGGACGAAATTTTAAAAAAATTAAAAGGCACCCAGGTCATCAAAAAACATACAAAAGAAGGAATTTTATATATAGTAAAACTAACTCCTAAAGAAATTGAAAAAACAAGAGAAGATGCGCTAAATCAAGCAATTCAAACAATCAGAAGCAGACTTGACGCATTCGGTCTGGCAGAACCTAGTGTAACTAAACAGGGAAAAGATAAAATTGTAGTAGAGCTTCCTGGAATAAAAACCCAAAAAGAAAAAAATTCCATTAAAAAACTTATCTCAACTTCAGCACACCTTGAACTATATGCAGTAGATGATGAACATAAAGCCGTAACACCAAAAGATGCTGCAAAGTACGGAGATATCTTGCTTCCTAGCAAAGATAACCCTAACAGAAAGTATTTACTTAAAACTCCACCTGTACTTGATGGAAGTATGATAACAGATGCAACGGTTGGATTTACACAAAAAACAAACCAACCTGCAATCTTCTTTACGCTGAATTCTCAGGGAGCTGCAATTTTTGGTGACTTTACAGGAAAAAATGTAGGAAAAAGACTTGCAATTGTAGTGGATAACAAAGTTTATTCAGCACCTGTAATTCAGGAAAGAATCGGGGGAGGAAGCGGTCAGATTACCGTAGGAAGCCCGGAAGAAGCCCACGTACTTGCAATTGCCCTAAGAAGCGGTTCACTTCCAGCACCTGTAATACTGCTTGAACAAAGAAGTGTCGGTGCAAGCCTTGGGGCTGATAGTATTAAAAAATCTCTTATTGCACTAATAAGCGGATTTGTAATAGTTGTAATTTTTATGGCGTGGTATTACAATCTAGCCGGAATTATTGCAGACATCGCTCTTATAGTAAACCTGTTTTTAATTATTGCAATAATGGCTCTGTTTGGTGCAACTTTGACACTGCCTGGAATGGCGGGTATAGTTTTGACTGTCGGTATGGCAGTTGATGCAAATGTTATTATAAATGAAAGAATAAGAGAGCTTATCAGAGAAGGTAAAAATATAAAAACAGCCATTGAAGGCGGATATAAAAACGCAATGAGCGCTATTGTGGATGCAAACATTACAACTCTTATTGCGGCAATTGCCCTTTTTGCATACGGAACTGGAACCATTAAAGGATTTGCAATTACCATGGCAATAGGAATACTCGCCAGTATGCTGACAGCAATTCTTGGAACTCACGGAATTTGGGAATATTTGCTAGCAGGCGGTAAAAAAATTACACCGAAACATTTTGGTATGAAGGCTTAA